From the Solanum stenotomum isolate F172 unplaced genomic scaffold, ASM1918654v1 scaffold23673, whole genome shotgun sequence genome, the window GATAACCTGCCAGGTTTTGATGTTCCTCTTGCTCTTTTCCCTTCAGGTATTCCTTCAATGTGTAGAGTTAACTTTTAATAAGATTATTCTGTCTCTCTCACCAGACATGGTTCTACTTTGAAACTGTGAACGGGTTGTTCTTTTTTGTGAGTTTTGATACCCATTCTGTTGATATTCTCTAgatgtattttctttttgaagtcTCTTTTGAGTTTGACTGCCATGTATGCTAGTTTTGGTGATTATTCACTAATTCAGGACGTGAATATTGAAATTATTGACTAAAAGGGAGAAATATAGGAGGAGTTAACTTGCTAATATCAATAACTATATTTTTGAAGTTAATGTGTTAACTGATGAAAGCCAAAGAAAGACAGCAAAGCCATACTGCTATATATCAATCCATTCTCCACTggtatttcttctttatgaagCTTCAATGATTACAATTTTCTGAGGGCAAATTCTATGAATTTGTTCTGCCTCTAGTGATCTTTATACAAATCAAAGTTgtgaaatcatatttgtatacaCGCTTTTTACAAAAAAGCTACATCTTCCTCTCTCGATTGAGCTTTATCTTTCATACAAGCTAGCTGTAAGATTCTTATGGTTTATAGTAATTACACATTAGTTTCTGCTCATAGTAAGCCCAATGATATTTTTGGTTGATGAAAAGGAAAAAGCTATGTGAATGAAGAACATAAGATTTGTTGAATCAGATGGGGTCATAAGTTGTTCTCTCTTTTTGTTGGTAAATTGTATGTCTGAAGTTGggaatcctttttttttgtgttctttTCCTCTTGGTTTTgtagtcaaattctaagtcttACCAAAATGTGAATGTTATCTATAGTCTAGAAGTTTAATTCTGTCatatttttttggaattgaAAGGAATTGATAAACAAAACTTGGAGTGTCTCAACTCTGAACATCTGGGTACAGAAGGAACTGAAGAAGATGCAACAATTTCATCACGACTAAATATTGCTTCCTCCCCAAACGGGGAGGTGAAAGTCTCTTTTGTCTATAAGACATATTCTTCATCAGATTTTTGTCCACCAAGTTTAGATGCAGTCTTTAAGCGGATGGAGGAAAAGTATATGAAGTCCTACAGATTTTCTCAACCTGGTTTTCTGCTAAGTCTGATGGAAAATCTGTGTAAATGCTATCTGACAGCTGGCACCAAGGCCAGGGCAGCAAATGAGCCATCAGCTGGGATAGGGTCTCAGAAACTTCACCCAGTAGGTGTCAGATATGATGCTACTAATCATGAATTGCACTTTGCTCCAGACACTAGCAATGGCTCAttcaaattgttgaattttatcaaaatcttaCCTCAAATTCCAACATTTCCAGCTTCAGGAAATAGGGATATAATGTGCTATATGGTGGATTTTAATGGTACAAGGATTAATGGTGCTGAGAAGGACAACACTAACAAGCTTCTTAAACTCCTTGCCTCTTCAACTATGAACAATTCAGTGCTTGTTCAAAGTGAACACTCATCTCCTGGTCTTCGTAATTCTGTTTATTATATTGAAGACATCGCCAATGGTCAAGAGGATCATAAAATTTCGTTGATTAATGAATTCAGCCATGTCCTGCCTGTCTTTAAGTACATacctaaaaatgttattttccaAAACGCATATGTGAAGTTTCTTCTTGCTCGTATATCAGATGACAGCTGTTGTTCAAACTGCAGCGGGGATTGTTTGTCTCAAGATATACCCTGTGCTTGTGCTGGTGAAACAGGGGGTGAATTTGCCTACACATCAGGTGGTTTGCTCAAGGAGAAGTTTCTTGAGAGTTGCATCTCAATGCGTTGTGAACCCCAAAAGCATGGTTTAGTATATTGTCAGGACTGTCCCCTTGAAAGGTCTAAGAATAATAGCGTGTCTGGCCTGTGCAAGGGTCATCTGGTGAGGAAATTTATCAAAGAGTGCTGGCATAAATGTGGCTGCAGCAGGGGATGTGGAAATCGTGTTATTCAGCGAGGCATAGCAGTGCCATTGCAGGTTAGAAAAATATTGCAAACCTAGAGTTTCATGTACCATAACTTTGACTCTTTGTGAACATAAAAAATAGGAGATTGTTTCAGTACTAGTGAGAATGATGTTAGGAGTAGTCATTTAAATTATTGGTCTGGGAAAACATGATGctccctttgtcccaatttatgtggcatactttgacttgacacaaaatttaagaaattaaggaagacttttgaaatgTGGACTAAAACACACCTTAGTCCCTTGTGTGACATAAAAGGggaattttaaagttaagttatttctaattatatgaatgtgacattctttttgggacaaACTAAAAGGGTAAGTGTGCCacaaattgggacagagggagtaatttaTTGTGGTTGAACTATAATCtatattgtataaattgttttttCCATCCTGgtgtgaatataaatgatatcTGATTTAtccaaaaaggaaagaaaggtTTTGTGCATGATCAATAGTTCTGAAGAAACCTAGAGTAGTAAGAAATTGTCTGACACATTTTTATCCTGCATGTCAGGTGTTTATGACTGCTGATGGGAAAGGTTGGGGTCTCAGGGCACTGGAGGATTTGCCTAGAGGTGCTTTTGTTTGTGAATATGTAGGAGAAATAGTGACCAACACAGAGTTGTATGAGCGAAACACGCAAACTGCTGGTGAGAGACACACATATCCAGTTTTGCTAGATGCAGACTGGGGTTCAGAAGGTGTCCTGAAGGATGAGGAGGCACTTTGTTTGGATGCAACATACTATGGCAATATTGCAAGGTTCATTAATCATAGGTTAGGCTCTAATGTTCATCCTTTTCTCTTTGTAATTgcctttcttctttttcttcttctcccctCTTACATTAACCTGGTGATATGTGGTTTGTACACTTCTTCTACAAAGTAGATAATATTCATGTCCACCAGCTGTTACCTACTAACAAACAACTTGTTTCTCTTTGTTTCGATTACTTTGTTCCTCAAGTTTGGAAAGAAAACTGATAGGTAAGCATTAGATGCAACCCCATATATTGCATGTAGAGATATAATGATCAATTGATTACTTTTGTTATGGCTTTCCTTTTGAAGTACATTTGGCATGGAATAAACCCCCAGTAGAGCACCATTACAAgtcccttttttcttctttgcatGATCAACAGCTCGTTCTTTGCTTTTATTGTTTCTAAGAATCACatttacatttaagaaaagtgcATTGATTCTTTTTTACTTCGCAATGTGGACTGAAACTAACCACATTGTAATATTATCTTGACCAGATGTTATGAAGGTAACTTGATTGAGATCCCAGTTGAAGTAGAGACTCCAGATCATCACTACTACCATGTACTTGTTATCTATCTTTCTCTTAACGCTTTTTGAAGTATCTCTCTGTTATTTAGAAATTCGTGCACTATCTACATCAAGCATCTTTTTTTAATGTCACTGCAGGTAGCTTTTTTCACTATGAGGAAAGTTAATGCTTTAGAAGAGTTAACTTGGGTAAAGCCCCTATCTATGTTGAATTCTATAACTTTtattataactttgtcattttgCTATAGGAAACATGAGTTAAGTCAAAGATAAGTATATACGAAGAATCATTACAAATTTGCTACATTGCAGGATTATGGTATTGACTTCACCGATCATAGTCATCCAGTGAAAGCTTTCAAGTGCTGCTGTGGAAGTAAATCTTGTCGTGACACCGGCCTTTGAAGAGTCAGTTCAACTTTTTACCTCTCTTTCTTATACTCGCCCTGCAGTGAAATCTGCCTACTATTTTCATGCGCATATTGACCTGAGTACTTCTCTAGAGCTTTATGATATGTATTATACACACATCTCTTCCTGCCCTTTATATCTTCTCGCGACCAGAATCAATCTGCCAATTGATTAAACTATATTCCTTCCTTTACAGTTCTACCTACCAGCCTTTAGTACATTGAAATGCTTACTAGGTGCACCATTTGTTGTAGAATAGAGTAACTTAAAGCCATTCCTGCGCGTGTTTCACTTCTAAATACTTGCTGATTGTGAACTACTTCATTCGATCTTTATATTTAATCAGATACCATTACTTGCAGGAGCTAGGAAGTATACACTGATGAAGATTACTCCTCACTGATGATGCTGATCCCATCGATAGCTCACATAGATATGATATAGGTAAAACAAGAAACATAGTTTTGTTATTTCTGGAAAAGAACAGCTGGTGTTAACACAGATGAAGATTCCTTCTTCCTGATGATGTTGATCGCTTCGATCAAGAagcaaaattttgtttttttttaaaaaagaactgCTGATGTTATGTTCTACCAGTTGATGAGATTGCATTTGACTATGTTGgaaaaaacatgttttatttGAGTATATTACTTCTTAAATACCTACTTGCCCAGTATACGCTGAGAAGCCCATTGGCTCGTCTTTGACTCTTACCTCTCATTTAACACTCTACTTCGTCAACTTCTCAGTCCCTCGTGAGTGTGGCACGAACCTCTAACTCTAAGCATGGAGTTGATGGTTGGTAAAAGTCTTGAATTACATTTCTTTGCTAAAATGCAATACACTCAAAGCATCAATATATTATTCTTGTGCTAAAACCTTGCATTTAGTTGGTGACTGGGACCACAAGGTCACAAATCTTTTCCATGAATCATTGTCTAGTTTGCATTGAAGGGATAGCCTTGTCTCTATGTGACGGGTTCGAGCTGTGAAATTAGTCATTGATGCTTCTGTCATGATAGAATTATCTACTTATTTTCGAGCCATATAAGACCTTGATGTTTGTGTCACAGTATAAAGTTGTCTCCATATCACATATAAGTCACAATTTTGAGCCGTGGAATTAGTGTTTTAAAGTTGATTGCCTACCTTACACCCCTTCGAGTGTGACCCCTTCCCCTGACCTTGCGTAAACGCGGTATAGCTTTATAAATAcatctattttcttattaatgtAACATGTTAAATAGCACTAGCGAATATATATTAGTAAATCTTGTCTGTCATACTATGTAACACCAAAATTAGTCCATAAACAACTATTATTAAAAGAACATAATATGAAGCAAGTCATGAGGTAGATAATAACTTTACAATAAGTCCAAATACTTTAAACTATAGTCAAAGAAATAGTCTAGTACTTACTAATTATCAtgcaacataaaaaaaaaaagtcaagaaCCAACTAAATACTAGAAAGGTCGACTCCATGACATCAAGAAAAACCGATCTTGTGTTATACTCTGATGATCTCTTTCCTATCGAAACACCCAAACTCCCATCATGTTAAGATAGACACTAACATCAAATTCTCTCAAAACTTTGAACCAACACCTTTGCTTTCTCCATCACCTTATCCTCATTCAACACATACACACTTACAAACTTTGACTTCTCAACATCTTCAAACTCACTCTCCATTTTCCTAATCGTAGTTGTAATTTCTTTCCATCTGTCTAAGCTATCGACCTTTTTACATGAATCTTTTACATGTACTATCTTCTTCACACCATAACATTCCAATTTCCTTATATACCATTTCACATGACTTTTATATATAGCCATTCTCAACTGAAATTTCTTCTGCTTACCATAATATATCCTCTTATAGTGTGCCATAACACCTTTAAACCATATTTTTCGACTTTTTGCTACCTCAAAGTAGTAATTTTCCACTTCATCATCAATCTTGAACGCGATCCTTCGAATATTCTCAATCATAtcacataattttttgttttccttttgttttacttcAGCTTCTTTGAGTAAAAGCTTCATTTTCTTGAGTTCTGTTTGGAGATCTTTTACATACTTTTTTGCACCACATAAAATGGTACCTTTGTTTATTTTCATTACACCTTCAACTCTCTCAATGAGAAAAGAGACAAAAGCTTCTGCcattaaacttttttttggaatgaaaaacttagaaaaaaatttcacaagaatgagaaatcaaaatagTGTTTGGTTAATTGACATTAAGTTTCTCAAGtttataatcttgaaagttTACAAATTACACATGAAGTCCTTGTAGTTtgttaaaattacaaaaatggtCCTTTATGTTTGGGGATAAGTTCAAAATAACCCCTTGCATATACTTCTTGAGCAGTTTCGATTAAGTTTGTTAGATGTGAATATCTTTCGGAACTGTGAACTAGGAAAGTCTtgtcaaaatctcaaaaattacaACACAAAAATCGCCACCAAATATCCAAAGTATTTTTTGTGTTTCAGTTTACGTGACATACTTTAACTTTTTAATTCGTTCAAAATGAATAACAcgttttaaaatatgaaaacaattaattttatacttCCATACCCTTAatgagaagtttttttttttttggaatgagAAGATTTTGTAACGATACAATATTATGACAGGTTTAATATCTGAGGGAAAATCCTTATCATTTGTTTTAACTAAAGAAACCTCCCATTAACTTTATAAAATTACACTTTATAatcttttttgtgattttttttttcatttcaacttATTGTCCTTTACTTTTTTAGGTTAAAGTGTGTGCTAACAAAAGTTTTAGTGTAAATTggatttattttcttaaatagtgTATTTACAAATAGTAAAAACGCGTAAATAGTGTATTTACAAATAGTAAAAACGCGTGAAGAGGGaataatcttctttttttttgttaatttccCACTATATCTTCTTTCAATAATGATGCTAAACTCTCGTGAATGGCCTCTCAATAAATGACAAATAATTTACTATATGTGAAAATCAACCTAATTAGGTATCATTAAGTCGAGGATTCTTCGGAAACCATCTTTTTATCTTCACGAGATAGTGATAATATTTGCGTATATTATGTTTTTCTCAAACGTCACTTGTGAAATTTTACTTAATAATAGGTTATTGTCATTGTTGTTAACCTAACTAGGTATTTAACGCATATGCAAGCATTCAAATTTACCTACATATTATTAGTGAataatagtctttctttgtttcttctATTGTTCATGAAGTTTTTGGACCACCATTTAAATACTTATTCTGAGCAAACTGAAAACTTTATGAGAAAATGTTAGATATCTGATTTAGAATTGTATAAATTATTGCAAATGTTTGACATTAgtatagtattttatttgtcaGATTGAGTAAAATATGAGTCTAATATTTTTTGGAATGATAATTTTGCAAGGTTATACTTAAATAAgtgataaaatataaataatgagGGTGGTATAATTGAACAAAATCATTTAACTTGACTAACCtg encodes:
- the LOC125851293 gene encoding probable inactive histone-lysine N-methyltransferase SUVR2 isoform X2; this encodes MAPNPKTRVTKAFEAMKVFGYSETVVKPVLRNLLNLYNKNWKLIEDENYSVLLESIIDSEESKKSSLEDEPEENEPPLKRSRLYSQGNHSSPAKHNAGPSADACTSELQPSSKQKMAEITTESYETQDAELKPRSLLNHYQRKGKKQISSEASPVSEEDNEIVLLSDDDMRGPCTLSSHLELKKRGDTSRSYPAVIPKRRLAYNSCLEEPNVMGSTDVSNEGALVQYGFSDAIPLSDNLPGFDVPLALFPSGIDKQNLECLNSEHLGTEGTEEDATISSRLNIASSPNGEVKVSFVYKTYSSSDFCPPSLDAVFKRMEEKYMKSYRFSQPGFLLSLMENLCKCYLTAGTKARAANEPSAGIGSQKLHPVGVRYDATNHELHFAPDTSNGSFKLLNFIKILPQIPTFPASGNRDIMCYMVDFNGTRINGAEKDNTNKLLKLLASSTMNNSVLVQSEHSSPGLRNSVYYIEDIANGQEDHKISLINEFSHVLPVFKYIPKNVIFQNAYVKFLLARISDDSCCSNCSGDCLSQDIPCACAGETGGEFAYTSGGLLKEKFLESCISMRCEPQKHGLVYCQDCPLERSKNNSVSGLCKGHLVRKFIKECWHKCGCSRGCGNRVIQRGIAVPLQVFMTADGKGWGLRALEDLPRGAFVCEYVGEIVTNTELYERNTQTAGERHTYPVLLDADWGSEGVLKDEEALCLDATYYGNIARFINHRCYEGNLIEIPVEVETPDHHYYHVAFFTMRKVNALEELTWDYGIDFTDHSHPVKAFKCCCGSKSCRDTGL
- the LOC125851293 gene encoding probable inactive histone-lysine N-methyltransferase SUVR2 isoform X1; translated protein: MAPNPKTRVTKAFEAMKVFGYSETVVKPVLRNLLNLYNKNWKLIEDENYSVLLESIIDSEESKEKQKSSLEDEPEENEPPLKRSRLYSQGNHSSPAKHNAGPSADACTSELQPSSKQKMAEITTESYETQDAELKPRSLLNHYQRKGKKQISSEASPVSEEDNEIVLLSDDDMRGPCTLSSHLELKKRGDTSRSYPAVIPKRRLAYNSCLEEPNVMGSTDVSNEGALVQYGFSDAIPLSDNLPGFDVPLALFPSGIDKQNLECLNSEHLGTEGTEEDATISSRLNIASSPNGEVKVSFVYKTYSSSDFCPPSLDAVFKRMEEKYMKSYRFSQPGFLLSLMENLCKCYLTAGTKARAANEPSAGIGSQKLHPVGVRYDATNHELHFAPDTSNGSFKLLNFIKILPQIPTFPASGNRDIMCYMVDFNGTRINGAEKDNTNKLLKLLASSTMNNSVLVQSEHSSPGLRNSVYYIEDIANGQEDHKISLINEFSHVLPVFKYIPKNVIFQNAYVKFLLARISDDSCCSNCSGDCLSQDIPCACAGETGGEFAYTSGGLLKEKFLESCISMRCEPQKHGLVYCQDCPLERSKNNSVSGLCKGHLVRKFIKECWHKCGCSRGCGNRVIQRGIAVPLQVFMTADGKGWGLRALEDLPRGAFVCEYVGEIVTNTELYERNTQTAGERHTYPVLLDADWGSEGVLKDEEALCLDATYYGNIARFINHRCYEGNLIEIPVEVETPDHHYYHVAFFTMRKVNALEELTWDYGIDFTDHSHPVKAFKCCCGSKSCRDTGL